The following coding sequences lie in one Chitinophagaceae bacterium genomic window:
- a CDS encoding META domain-containing protein, with protein sequence MPKLNTFFQSFMLFGMMFFTLISCSNRNLASDDSSEASYIGVHNSKNSLDWAGVYRGVLPCADCEGIQTEVKINDKSEFILSKRYLGRSAQVLVSEGFFTWDEYGGKIFLENEQMSFMVGENRLILLDKDSKRIKNDTGEDFNLVKKTNNIRNKKWYLVELNGEEIHINETLKKLPYIQFEEGEKVSGHAGCNTFHGSYNLSDGNRISFSQMGLTRMACADMETEQNLMEVLEQADNYHVRADTFQLNQARLVPLARFEYRFFD encoded by the coding sequence CGTTGATAAGTTGTTCAAACCGAAATTTAGCCTCTGATGATTCCTCAGAAGCATCTTATATAGGAGTTCATAATAGTAAAAATTCACTGGATTGGGCTGGAGTTTACAGAGGAGTTTTACCATGTGCAGATTGTGAAGGGATACAAACTGAAGTTAAAATTAATGATAAATCCGAATTTATCTTAAGTAAGCGATATTTGGGTCGAAGTGCTCAAGTGTTAGTTTCTGAGGGCTTTTTTACATGGGATGAATACGGTGGGAAGATTTTTTTAGAAAATGAGCAAATGTCTTTTATGGTTGGAGAAAACAGGCTAATCTTGCTCGATAAAGATTCTAAAAGAATTAAGAATGATACAGGTGAAGACTTTAATTTAGTTAAAAAAACAAATAATATCAGGAATAAGAAATGGTATCTTGTGGAGCTGAATGGTGAAGAAATTCATATAAATGAAACCCTTAAAAAACTTCCCTATATTCAGTTTGAAGAAGGTGAAAAGGTAAGTGGACATGCCGGTTGTAATACTTTTCACGGAAGCTATAACCTCAGTGATGGTAACCGGATTTCATTTTCGCAAATGGGACTAACACGCATGGCCTGTGCGGATATGGAAACAGAACAAAATCTTATGGAAGTATTAGAGCAGGCAGATAATTATCATGTAAGGGCGGATACATTTCAATTAAATCAGGCCAGGTTAGTTCCGTTAGCCAGGTTTGAATACAGATTTTTTGATTAG
- a CDS encoding polyphosphate polymerase domain-containing protein, with protein MKLRYERKYLVHNDLQEVLRERFKPFLRPDKHAIGPLEYPEYTVRSIYFDTHDMAAYLDKIEGYKRKKKLRIRGYNVHRNGDKVVFEIKRKIGDRIYKNRVFLEYEELPKVMDPSLDSGGESLRNKSFLNDPSYKKFKYNLLRYHMHPVILISYEREPYHGQIDSGVRVTFDKNIRSKFAPSLDELYSETFMRPLFKDHFILEIKYFTDFMPSWAKSIVAEYNLRREALSKFSIGIDAHHDERMKLPSSAFRSYRLSGLSNFVFKKKL; from the coding sequence ATGAAACTGAGGTATGAAAGAAAATATTTGGTTCACAATGACCTTCAGGAGGTTTTGAGGGAGCGTTTTAAACCTTTCCTCAGGCCTGACAAGCATGCAATAGGTCCGTTGGAATATCCTGAATATACAGTCAGAAGTATTTATTTTGATACCCATGATATGGCGGCTTATTTAGACAAAATAGAAGGCTATAAAAGAAAGAAAAAGCTAAGAATCAGGGGTTATAATGTTCATAGAAATGGCGATAAGGTTGTTTTTGAAATTAAGCGGAAAATTGGAGACAGAATTTATAAAAACAGAGTTTTCTTAGAGTATGAAGAGCTTCCTAAAGTTATGGATCCTTCGCTTGATTCAGGTGGTGAATCATTAAGAAATAAGTCATTTTTGAATGACCCGAGTTATAAAAAGTTTAAGTATAATTTGCTTCGCTATCATATGCATCCGGTGATTTTAATTTCTTATGAAAGGGAACCTTATCATGGCCAGATTGATAGTGGTGTGCGAGTGACTTTTGACAAAAATATAAGAAGTAAGTTTGCACCTTCTTTAGATGAGCTTTATAGTGAAACTTTTATGAGGCCATTGTTTAAAGATCATTTTATACTTGAAATTAAGTATTTTACGGATTTTATGCCAAGCTGGGCTAAATCTATAGTTGCTGAATACAATCTTCGTAGAGAAGCCTTGTCTAAGTTTTCAATAGGTATAGATGCGCATCATGATGAGAGGATGAAGTTGCCTTCTTCTGCATTTAGAAGCTATCGTTTGTCCGGATTAAGTAATTTTGTATTTAAGAAAAAACTATGA
- a CDS encoding DUF4956 domain-containing protein: MIEEFQDIFVFSISLKQVIANVLVALVCGVTISLIYRFSYRGLNYSTSFANSIIMLTMITSIVIMVIGNNLARAFGLVGAMSIIRFRTAVKDSQDITFIFFALTIGLAAGVGLYAVAFAGTAIIGFIIMVLSAINFSSKTKKEYLLQILTVPSGEKETPYHDYIKKYCRRYKLVNVKAVGEGDSELLEISWYVTLKNEEDNSIFISQLKNIPGTSQVNLFFDEE; the protein is encoded by the coding sequence ATGATAGAAGAATTTCAGGATATATTCGTTTTTTCAATTAGTCTGAAACAAGTTATAGCAAATGTTTTAGTGGCTTTAGTATGTGGTGTTACTATTTCTTTGATTTATCGCTTTTCATACAGAGGTTTAAATTACTCTACTTCATTTGCAAATTCTATAATTATGCTGACCATGATTACATCTATAGTGATTATGGTAATCGGAAATAACTTAGCTCGTGCATTCGGATTAGTAGGGGCTATGTCAATTATTCGATTTAGAACGGCCGTTAAAGACTCTCAGGATATAACTTTTATCTTTTTTGCACTCACTATAGGATTGGCAGCAGGGGTGGGGCTATACGCAGTCGCCTTTGCCGGTACAGCAATTATCGGCTTTATCATTATGGTATTAAGTGCCATAAACTTCAGCAGTAAAACAAAAAAGGAATATCTCCTTCAGATTTTAACAGTACCAAGCGGAGAAAAAGAAACTCCCTATCACGACTATATTAAAAAGTATTGTAGACGATATAAGTTAGTGAATGTAAAAGCAGTTGGAGAAGGTGATAGTGAATTACTTGAGATTTCCTGGTATGTCACTTTAAAAAATGAAGAAGACAATAGCATTTTCATTTCTCAATTAAAAAATATTCCGGGTACTTCTCAGGTTAATTTATTTTTTGATGAAGAATAA
- a CDS encoding TolC family protein, with product MLKYKLIISFLFLLYISIGIGRMANAEVNLEILLQAVYDNSPGIKASEKGIERFMLEQNRSKYNFFPDLQFDYRNRNNRGLFVDPSTNILSRDIVFGNHAFLSSEITIFNGFYNHHYRELSRVRVEVAELRTELEKQSIARKVAVAYFTIGLLKEEISRLEKLIEQYSLLERFTSARVESGLLHSRDIALIRAEVAEINYKILESRIMIDNQVIFLQQNSGLSGWEAEDLEFDSFFEMLEEIDDLTAPVDADASQIPIVSYYEALERAAGYSLKMRRAESYPSLKAEGIIGTRTSTLGEDPFSSQFSNNNYQQIGLLLNVPIFNRLHYKTAIEQAKVDIEVLAYEKQAVTDAFQLELTALGSSLNLLKRRLEVYEVRSEALEMQYEFIFEKFHRGLSDILDLSQIRHDLTELQSDKLQTQIELLKKTIDMNFLKGEIYFD from the coding sequence ATGCTCAAATATAAGTTGATTATTTCTTTTCTTTTTTTACTTTATATTTCTATCGGTATCGGTCGTATGGCTAATGCAGAAGTGAATTTAGAAATTCTTTTGCAGGCTGTTTATGATAACAGTCCGGGTATTAAAGCTTCTGAAAAGGGAATAGAAAGGTTTATGCTGGAGCAAAATCGTTCAAAATATAATTTTTTCCCCGATTTACAATTTGATTACAGAAATAGAAATAACAGAGGTCTTTTTGTCGATCCGTCAACCAATATTCTGAGTAGAGATATAGTATTTGGCAATCATGCTTTTTTGTCCAGTGAAATCACCATTTTTAATGGTTTTTATAATCATCATTACAGAGAACTTAGCAGGGTTAGAGTAGAAGTGGCAGAATTAAGAACAGAATTAGAAAAACAAAGTATTGCCAGAAAGGTTGCTGTTGCTTATTTCACAATTGGTTTGCTGAAAGAGGAAATTAGCAGATTGGAGAAGTTGATTGAGCAGTACTCACTTTTGGAGAGATTTACTTCGGCAAGAGTTGAGAGCGGACTATTGCATAGCAGAGACATAGCACTTATTCGTGCAGAAGTTGCTGAAATTAATTATAAAATACTCGAGAGCCGGATCATGATAGACAATCAGGTGATTTTTTTACAGCAAAACAGTGGCTTATCCGGTTGGGAAGCTGAAGATTTGGAGTTTGATTCATTTTTTGAAATGCTGGAAGAAATTGATGATCTAACGGCTCCTGTTGACGCTGATGCATCTCAAATTCCAATAGTTTCTTATTATGAAGCACTGGAAAGAGCTGCCGGATATTCATTGAAAATGAGAAGAGCAGAGTCATATCCAAGCTTGAAAGCGGAGGGAATTATAGGTACAAGGACTTCTACACTGGGAGAAGACCCTTTTTCGAGTCAATTTTCTAATAACAATTATCAACAAATTGGCTTACTGTTAAATGTTCCTATTTTTAATCGTTTACATTACAAAACTGCGATTGAACAGGCTAAAGTAGATATTGAAGTACTTGCTTATGAGAAGCAGGCTGTAACAGATGCCTTTCAGTTAGAGCTGACAGCTCTCGGAAGCAGCTTAAATCTGCTCAAGAGGCGACTGGAAGTATATGAGGTGCGGTCTGAGGCACTTGAAATGCAATATGAGTTCATTTTTGAAAAGTTTCACAGAGGACTTTCAGATATTTTAGACTTAAGTCAGATAAGACATGACTTAACAGAACTACAATCTGATAAATTACAAACTCAGATAGAACTGCTTAAGAAAACAATAGACATGAATTTTTTGAAGGGAGAAATATATTTTGATTAA
- a CDS encoding tetratricopeptide repeat protein codes for MKLSVSVLICTIFFLNSFAQNNATEAAYRHYILGQNDKALAEINKAVSDSYFNVRAYPWLIQSLILISSFEEENAKRFGNPNINNLKDAWFSLQAAIKRDRSNQYLFQILSNSEKIMLLIDEWSIKHGLSAKIDDRLVLYQVYMEIYDFLKKRNYRNTPNQGIAQYGKILQEEGSTERALNLYNELIKNNTRNPEIYLAAVQIHKIKGDFEAAFETVRKGTAVVPSDNDLLAEAVNIAHYLGRENELIEDLTKLIKSFPNEKGLYFIKASLLSGFNKFEDAILYYKKAIEIDKDFFDANYNLGVLYYNKAIEINEIKTNRNLNPEEENNFLQQRNSYYSMALPYFLKARDLNPNNQSLEQAITLIQNSIKN; via the coding sequence CATTTTTTTCCTGAATTCATTTGCACAAAATAATGCTACAGAAGCAGCATACAGGCATTACATTTTAGGTCAAAATGATAAGGCTTTAGCTGAAATAAATAAGGCTGTATCAGATTCTTATTTTAATGTCCGGGCTTATCCCTGGCTCATTCAAAGCTTAATTCTTATATCTTCCTTTGAAGAAGAAAATGCCAAAAGATTTGGTAATCCAAACATAAATAATCTTAAGGATGCATGGTTTTCTCTACAAGCTGCAATTAAGAGAGATCGTTCAAATCAATATCTGTTTCAGATACTTTCAAATTCAGAAAAAATAATGTTGTTAATTGATGAATGGTCAATAAAACATGGTTTAAGCGCTAAAATAGACGATAGATTAGTTTTGTATCAGGTATATATGGAAATTTATGACTTTCTTAAAAAAAGGAATTATAGAAACACCCCTAATCAAGGGATAGCTCAATACGGAAAAATACTTCAGGAGGAGGGCTCAACCGAAAGAGCATTAAATCTATACAATGAGCTCATTAAAAACAACACCCGTAATCCTGAAATTTACTTAGCTGCGGTTCAGATTCATAAAATAAAAGGAGATTTTGAAGCTGCTTTTGAAACAGTAAGAAAAGGAACTGCTGTAGTTCCAAGTGATAATGATTTATTAGCTGAAGCTGTAAATATAGCTCATTATCTGGGAAGAGAGAATGAACTGATTGAAGACCTTACAAAACTAATTAAATCTTTTCCTAATGAAAAGGGTTTATATTTTATAAAAGCCAGTCTATTAAGTGGGTTTAATAAGTTTGAAGATGCCATTTTATACTACAAGAAAGCAATAGAAATAGATAAAGATTTTTTTGATGCTAATTATAATTTAGGTGTTTTGTATTATAATAAAGCCATTGAAATAAATGAAATAAAAACTAACAGGAATTTAAATCCGGAAGAAGAAAATAATTTTTTACAGCAAAGAAATTCATATTATTCAATGGCTCTGCCCTACTTTCTAAAAGCCAGAGATTTAAATCCCAATAATCAATCTTTGGAACAAGCTATTACATTAATTCAAAACAGTATTAAAAACTAG